In one candidate division KSB1 bacterium genomic region, the following are encoded:
- a CDS encoding cupin domain-containing protein has product MLVKKMENVNLREVNMQGAEKVKMRLLLSEEDGAPNFRMRLFEVDENGSSPYHFHDYEHEVLVLEGKGELIGKDKKHELNPGDVVLVSPNEEHQFRNTGSEKFKFICLIPNVETIK; this is encoded by the coding sequence ATGCTGGTAAAAAAAATGGAAAATGTGAATTTGAGAGAAGTAAATATGCAAGGCGCTGAGAAGGTTAAAATGCGCCTGTTGCTTTCTGAAGAAGATGGCGCACCTAATTTCAGGATGCGATTATTTGAAGTTGATGAAAACGGAAGTTCACCCTATCATTTTCATGATTATGAACATGAAGTGCTGGTACTTGAAGGAAAAGGTGAATTGATCGGGAAAGACAAAAAGCACGAGCTAAATCCTGGAGATGTAGTGTTGGTTTCTCCAAATGAAGAGCATCAATTTCGCAATACCGGCTCTGAAAAATTTAAATTTATCTGCCTGATCCCCAATGTGGAAACCATAAAATAA
- the vanZ gene encoding VanZ family protein yields the protein MFFVFPVIFYAVFIYYLSSFKGGLPAIGVKLSDKVLHIIEFFILGWLTARAIHFGSMESISKKLLLISIISGILYGASDEIHQLFVLGRSSEWLDWFADCIGVVLGVIVYRRYYKIESKSFGFPKDPKKLKD from the coding sequence TTGTTCTTTGTTTTTCCAGTCATTTTCTATGCCGTTTTTATTTATTATCTTTCATCATTTAAAGGCGGCTTACCGGCAATTGGCGTTAAATTAAGCGACAAAGTATTACACATCATTGAATTCTTTATTTTGGGTTGGTTAACCGCCAGGGCAATACATTTTGGCAGCATGGAGTCCATTTCCAAAAAGCTTCTTTTAATTTCGATTATTTCAGGGATTCTCTATGGCGCCTCCGATGAAATCCACCAATTATTTGTTCTTGGCAGATCAAGTGAATGGCTAGATTGGTTTGCCGATTGTATCGGGGTTGTTTTAGGTGTTATTGTTTACCGGCGTTACTACAAAATAGAAAGTAAATCTTTCGGTTTTCCGAAGGATCCAAAGAAACTAAAGGATTGA
- a CDS encoding NAD(P)H-hydrate dehydratase produces the protein MEYILSVEQMRKADQFAIDTLGIPGLILMENAGLKTAQHIAQKFHPIAGKSIGIFCGKGNNGGDGFVIGRQLNRMGANAHFWLVGKKAEVSGDAKINLDIAVKLGLPIIELLSWDPNLNLQSYDILIDALLGTGLKGDIRGIYLDIIEKINSHKGDVVAVDAPTGLDCDTGKILGKCVEANLTVTMGNVKTGMLLYPGKTFVGELAIADLNVPDFAFEKLGAQAFLPQRGDYRIMLPDRPKNAYKNQFGKILVLAGSTGLTGAAMLCSKAALRSGAGMVMLGCPKSLNVIFEAALQEVMTVPLPETETGSISANAYDALHEALQWSRVLALGPGLSSHSETIVFVHRVLKEQSLPIVIDADGLNSIAEDISLFKDYEGDIIITPHVGELSHLCKISSEEILKAPVEIVREFAKKWQVVLLLKGAPTIIGDSNRNIFFNITGNSGMATAGAGDVLTGIIAGLLGQGLTAIDAAVLGAYLHGLAGDRAAWQTGQRGVIAGDIMENVSQTLADLENQEVDLVSKYSRPKIERIY, from the coding sequence ATGGAATATATACTCTCTGTTGAACAAATGCGTAAAGCCGATCAATTTGCTATCGATACATTGGGTATTCCCGGATTAATTTTAATGGAAAATGCAGGATTAAAAACCGCCCAGCATATTGCACAAAAGTTTCATCCAATAGCTGGCAAATCCATTGGGATATTTTGCGGCAAGGGTAACAACGGCGGTGATGGATTTGTGATTGGCAGACAGTTGAACAGAATGGGAGCAAACGCACATTTTTGGCTGGTCGGTAAAAAAGCGGAAGTTTCCGGTGATGCGAAAATCAACCTGGACATCGCGGTTAAGTTAGGGTTGCCCATTATCGAGCTTTTATCCTGGGATCCGAATTTGAATTTACAATCTTATGATATCCTTATCGATGCGTTATTGGGGACAGGATTAAAAGGAGATATTCGGGGAATTTATTTGGATATAATTGAAAAAATAAATTCTCATAAAGGCGACGTTGTGGCTGTGGATGCGCCCACGGGATTAGATTGCGATACAGGCAAAATTCTGGGTAAATGCGTTGAAGCCAATTTAACCGTAACAATGGGAAATGTAAAAACCGGAATGCTGTTGTATCCGGGAAAAACATTTGTCGGAGAGCTAGCTATCGCGGATTTGAATGTCCCGGATTTTGCGTTTGAAAAATTGGGTGCTCAAGCATTTTTGCCTCAAAGAGGTGATTATAGAATAATGCTTCCTGACCGGCCTAAGAATGCCTATAAAAATCAATTCGGCAAAATACTGGTTTTGGCAGGATCTACCGGGCTAACAGGAGCGGCAATGCTGTGCTCAAAGGCTGCCTTGAGATCAGGGGCCGGAATGGTTATGCTGGGATGTCCAAAGAGTTTAAACGTTATCTTTGAAGCCGCATTGCAAGAAGTTATGACGGTCCCGTTACCGGAAACTGAAACTGGCAGTATTTCAGCCAATGCGTATGATGCGCTACATGAAGCATTGCAATGGAGCCGTGTTTTAGCGCTTGGTCCCGGATTATCCAGCCATTCTGAAACGATAGTTTTTGTGCATCGTGTGCTAAAAGAGCAATCGCTACCTATTGTAATTGATGCCGATGGCTTGAATAGTATTGCAGAAGATATAAGTTTATTCAAAGATTATGAAGGTGATATAATCATAACTCCACACGTGGGTGAGCTGTCACACTTATGTAAAATTTCTTCTGAAGAGATCCTCAAAGCTCCTGTTGAAATTGTGCGGGAATTTGCGAAAAAATGGCAAGTGGTTCTTCTATTAAAAGGAGCGCCGACAATTATAGGTGATTCAAATAGAAATATATTTTTCAATATTACCGGAAATTCGGGTATGGCAACAGCCGGCGCCGGAGATGTATTAACTGGAATTATTGCGGGTTTATTGGGCCAGGGATTGACGGCCATAGATGCCGCAGTATTGGGCGCCTATCTTCATGGATTGGCTGGAGATCGCGCGGCGTGGCAAACGGGTCAAAGGGGAGTCATCGCCGGAGATATTATGGAAAATGTTTCTCAAACTCTTGCAGACTTGGAAAACCAGGAAGTAGATCTTGTATCTAAGTATTCGCGACCGAAGATTGAACGTATTTATTAG
- the acpS gene encoding holo-ACP synthase, with amino-acid sequence MKAIGVDIIEIERIQLMTDKYGLRFLCKIYTERELDYCRLSDGSYRVNSLAARFAAKEAFYKAANQVVKQTIPWHDCEIINKKNGTPQICLNSHTKSELRETTIHLSLSHCHQYAVAFVIID; translated from the coding sequence TTGAAGGCTATTGGAGTTGATATAATAGAAATTGAGCGAATTCAGTTGATGACCGATAAATATGGTCTGCGTTTTTTGTGTAAGATTTATACCGAACGAGAACTGGACTACTGCCGGCTTTCCGATGGTAGCTATCGAGTTAATTCATTGGCTGCCCGTTTTGCAGCAAAAGAAGCTTTTTATAAAGCGGCAAACCAGGTAGTGAAACAAACCATTCCATGGCACGATTGTGAAATCATTAACAAAAAAAACGGGACCCCCCAAATCTGTCTTAATTCTCACACAAAAAGTGAATTGAGAGAAACGACCATTCACCTGTCACTATCACATTGCCACCAATATGCCGTTGCATTTGTTATAATTGATTGA
- a CDS encoding sigma-70 family RNA polymerase sigma factor, giving the protein MKLLSFNFERVVIQEIDRLLIHRVLAGEDHAYDELMKRYRQSVYNLVYRMIENPQVTEDIVQETFIKAYNALSSFNEEFAFSTWLFKIATNHCIDTLRKKKLRTYSLDTPIQTKDGTVQRDYADDSYSPESFTIASEHTSIILDAVEDLPEKYKTVINMRHRDDNSYEEISETLQIPIGTVKARIFRAREILKRILKEKGYVHPIRQGSGK; this is encoded by the coding sequence ATGAAATTATTATCATTCAACTTTGAGCGTGTCGTGATTCAGGAAATTGATCGACTATTAATTCATAGAGTGCTGGCTGGCGAAGATCATGCATATGACGAACTCATGAAAAGATATCGTCAAAGCGTTTACAATCTGGTTTACCGAATGATCGAAAACCCGCAAGTTACAGAAGATATTGTTCAAGAGACATTTATCAAAGCCTATAATGCTTTGTCATCCTTTAACGAAGAATTTGCTTTTTCTACCTGGTTGTTTAAAATAGCGACCAATCATTGCATCGACACATTAAGGAAGAAGAAACTCCGCACCTATTCCCTTGATACACCCATCCAAACTAAGGATGGTACCGTGCAGCGAGATTATGCCGATGATAGCTATAGCCCGGAAAGTTTTACCATCGCTAGCGAACATACTTCCATCATATTAGATGCGGTGGAAGATTTACCGGAAAAATATAAAACCGTTATTAACATGCGGCACCGGGATGATAACTCTTACGAAGAAATTAGTGAAACTTTGCAAATTCCAATCGGAACTGTAAAGGCGAGAATTTTCCGAGCCCGGGAAATATTAAAAAGGATTTTAAAAGAAAAGGGCTACGTCCACCCTATACGGCAGGGTTCGGGGAAATAG
- a CDS encoding LPS-assembly protein LptD: protein MKSIFYIVLLFILILLQVGDSLSAQTPPDTLRNYTFTEQPDIDTTIDYRAHNVNIEAGSKITRLSGDAEVKYQGMQLNAGLITIDWKLNTLIAEPMLDTTATDGKNGSEPKWVGYPVFIDNGQEMSGEKIVYNFITQKGRITKGRTKFEEGYYIGSTVKLNSRDEIFVKGGTFSTCSLPDPHYYFKSSKMKMIPKDRVIAKPIVLYLRGIPLIALPYGVFPNKKGRHSGILVPRYGQSSFEGRYLRGLGYYWAASQYWDTRMEVDFFEKTGIMLHSTTNYALRYLLNGSISGSMVRKNISDTQKERRWDVNFRHSQTISPTMRISAGGSFVSDASYYQEFSANREQRLTRQIRSNATLTKSWPKSRNSLTVNLSRSQFLDTNNLTETFPQVSFRHGQEPLVNLFRSKKNSSSASNEKRWFENIYFSYNNQMLNRRSKTRSIKTSTIVQTDTSFTQTDTTFNINKFAGVEHNLSFSAPLRLFKYFSFSQNLRYEEIWQDRKKEYFLDEETNTIKSRDKNGFSVRRTFNTSISANTKLYGMFQTSRLGGVSIRHIMTPSISFQFQPDFSDPDYGYYQEIQDTLGNIVRKDRFSGSAFGSTPSRGKKSIALSLNNLFQMKTGSGENEKKVDLFSYSLSTSHNFKLDSLKWSGISSNLRVSPSRLFNLTLSMGHTFYKFGTTGQVNKFLYKENPWKPVRLTNFNISSSLRLDYKTFSFGKQATETTVDSVAGDLLDRSKPTRNRFEEAGEMRSAGKTPWQANFSFSYQVSKFNPNFPTKTIWLNMRGNMQLTKNWRVNYNARYDLKKQIMVAQDISIYRDLHCWEASFSWTPTGPYKRFYFKINIKSSLLSDIKLEKRSGRSTIFGYQ, encoded by the coding sequence ATGAAATCGATCTTTTACATTGTTCTTTTGTTTATACTCATTCTTTTGCAGGTCGGGGATTCTTTATCTGCGCAAACACCCCCTGATACATTACGCAACTATACATTTACTGAACAACCGGATATCGATACCACCATTGACTATCGTGCGCATAATGTCAATATTGAAGCGGGTTCAAAAATTACTCGCTTGTCCGGCGACGCTGAAGTAAAGTACCAAGGGATGCAATTAAATGCAGGATTAATAACAATCGATTGGAAGCTGAACACCCTGATTGCCGAACCGATGTTGGACACAACGGCTACCGATGGCAAAAATGGCAGCGAACCTAAATGGGTCGGCTACCCGGTATTTATTGATAATGGACAGGAAATGTCAGGCGAAAAGATAGTCTATAATTTTATCACCCAAAAGGGTCGGATCACAAAAGGCCGTACTAAATTTGAAGAGGGGTATTATATCGGATCGACAGTGAAATTAAATTCGAGAGATGAAATTTTTGTGAAGGGTGGAACATTTAGTACCTGCAGTTTACCGGACCCGCACTATTATTTTAAAAGTAGTAAGATGAAAATGATTCCTAAAGACCGAGTGATTGCGAAGCCGATAGTGCTGTATCTTCGTGGAATTCCCTTGATTGCTTTGCCATATGGTGTCTTTCCTAATAAAAAAGGCAGGCATTCGGGAATATTGGTTCCCCGTTATGGCCAGAGTTCTTTTGAGGGAAGATATCTTCGTGGACTTGGTTATTACTGGGCCGCAAGTCAATACTGGGATACAAGAATGGAAGTAGATTTTTTTGAAAAAACCGGTATCATGCTGCATTCAACCACAAATTATGCTCTACGGTATCTGTTAAATGGGTCCATATCCGGATCGATGGTACGTAAGAATATAAGTGATACCCAAAAGGAGCGACGCTGGGATGTTAATTTCAGGCACTCTCAAACGATTTCGCCAACAATGAGAATCAGTGCCGGCGGTTCTTTTGTGAGTGATGCGAGTTACTACCAGGAATTCAGCGCTAATCGCGAGCAAAGGCTTACGAGACAAATCCGTTCGAATGCAACCCTAACCAAGAGTTGGCCTAAAAGCCGAAACAGCCTGACGGTTAATTTATCCCGCAGCCAATTTTTGGACACAAATAATCTCACCGAAACTTTTCCCCAGGTAAGTTTTCGCCATGGTCAAGAACCGTTGGTCAATTTGTTTCGGTCAAAGAAGAATTCATCAAGCGCTTCAAATGAAAAGAGATGGTTCGAGAACATTTATTTTTCCTACAACAACCAGATGTTAAACCGACGATCAAAAACTCGTTCTATTAAGACTAGTACCATCGTTCAAACCGATACCTCTTTTACTCAGACTGACACCACATTTAATATCAACAAATTTGCGGGAGTTGAGCATAACCTCAGTTTTTCGGCGCCATTGCGATTGTTTAAATATTTCTCATTTTCTCAAAACCTCAGGTATGAAGAGATCTGGCAAGATCGTAAAAAGGAGTATTTTTTGGATGAAGAGACCAATACAATAAAGTCTCGTGATAAAAACGGATTTTCAGTCAGGCGAACATTTAATACCAGTATAAGCGCAAACACCAAGTTATATGGTATGTTCCAAACCAGTAGGTTGGGAGGTGTTTCGATTCGACATATTATGACCCCCAGTATTTCCTTTCAATTTCAACCGGATTTTTCCGATCCGGATTATGGTTATTACCAGGAAATTCAGGACACATTGGGAAACATTGTTAGGAAAGACCGGTTTAGCGGCAGCGCCTTTGGTTCTACGCCATCTCGAGGAAAGAAAAGTATTGCTTTGAGTTTGAATAACTTATTTCAAATGAAAACCGGCAGTGGGGAAAATGAAAAGAAGGTTGATTTATTCAGCTATAGTTTGTCCACGAGCCACAATTTCAAATTGGACTCTTTAAAGTGGTCTGGTATTTCATCTAATCTCAGGGTGAGTCCCAGCCGATTATTTAATTTAACATTGAGTATGGGGCACACGTTCTACAAATTTGGAACGACTGGGCAGGTCAATAAATTCTTGTACAAAGAGAATCCTTGGAAACCGGTGCGATTAACGAATTTTAATATTTCTTCCTCATTAAGGTTGGACTATAAAACATTTAGCTTTGGCAAACAGGCAACGGAAACAACAGTTGATTCCGTTGCAGGAGATTTACTGGATCGATCAAAGCCCACAAGAAACCGCTTTGAAGAAGCGGGGGAGATGCGTTCTGCAGGAAAAACACCATGGCAGGCCAATTTTTCTTTCAGCTATCAAGTTTCAAAATTCAATCCGAACTTTCCCACAAAAACAATTTGGCTGAATATGCGAGGTAACATGCAGTTAACAAAAAATTGGCGTGTTAATTATAATGCAAGATATGATCTTAAAAAACAAATTATGGTAGCTCAGGATATATCCATTTATCGTGATCTGCACTGCTGGGAGGCGAGTTTTTCATGGACACCAACCGGACCCTACAAACGATTCTATTTCAAGATTAATATCAAGTCCAGTTTATTGAGTGATATTAAGCTGGAAAAGCGCAGCGGCCGGTCGACGATTTTTGGCTACCAATGA
- a CDS encoding ROK family protein, protein MREKSRILKKSIGVDIGGTNLKTAIVMESGEYEHLSYRDTEARKGPKQIIRNLKLEIKKLLDLNNNIVGIGIGCAGQVKVGTGEVYDPPNFPNWHKENLKEIIEKEFGLTTFVDNDGTVAAFAESLFGAGRDSNYFMLVVLGTGVGAGLVFNKKIYHGSIGIAGEFGHFTVNFDGPQCKCGQNGCIERYVGSKWIVEQANQMISQNPKSKLNELPEDEWTPKRISDLANAGDKLCIQVMNNVGTHLGIALGSVINLLNLDMIAIGGGISNAGSVLFDPMKKSLQKHSMSIPQSMVEIRRAELGEYAGIIGAGSMVFTN, encoded by the coding sequence ATGCGGGAGAAAAGTAGAATATTGAAGAAATCTATTGGCGTTGACATTGGTGGCACAAATTTAAAGACAGCGATTGTTATGGAATCTGGCGAATATGAACATTTATCCTACAGGGATACCGAAGCAAGAAAAGGCCCAAAACAAATAATCCGAAATTTAAAATTGGAAATAAAGAAACTCCTGGATCTTAATAATAACATTGTCGGAATTGGTATTGGATGCGCAGGTCAGGTAAAAGTTGGAACCGGGGAGGTGTATGACCCCCCTAATTTTCCTAATTGGCACAAGGAAAATTTAAAAGAAATCATAGAAAAAGAATTTGGTTTAACAACTTTTGTGGACAATGATGGAACGGTTGCTGCATTTGCAGAGAGTTTATTTGGAGCTGGTCGCGACTCAAATTATTTTATGCTGGTAGTTCTTGGTACAGGAGTCGGAGCTGGATTGGTTTTTAATAAGAAGATTTACCATGGTTCAATTGGTATAGCTGGAGAATTTGGGCATTTCACAGTGAATTTTGATGGGCCCCAATGCAAGTGCGGCCAAAATGGATGCATCGAAAGATATGTTGGTTCCAAATGGATTGTGGAACAAGCGAACCAAATGATTTCGCAAAATCCAAAATCCAAATTGAATGAATTGCCTGAGGATGAATGGACTCCGAAAAGAATATCGGATCTTGCAAACGCCGGTGATAAGTTATGCATTCAAGTCATGAATAATGTAGGCACGCATTTGGGGATTGCTTTGGGTTCCGTAATCAATTTATTAAACCTGGATATGATAGCAATTGGAGGAGGTATTTCCAATGCCGGTTCGGTATTGTTTGATCCAATGAAAAAATCCCTACAAAAACATTCTATGTCAATTCCACAATCTATGGTTGAAATTAGAAGAGCTGAACTTGGAGAATATGCCGGAATTATCGGGGCAGGATCGATGGTATTCACAAATTAG
- a CDS encoding replication-associated recombination protein A, whose protein sequence is MQDLFEKQDPQDSSKKPTGPLADRVRPQNLNQIVGQKHILGEDKILYKAIKSDQLFSMIFWGPPGVGKTTLARVIANETQSSFYSLSAVAAGVKEVRKVLEQARINLNRLQKRSILFIDEIHRFNKAQQDVLLHEVEDGTIILIGATTENPSFEVNSPLLSRCRVFQIFQLEADEIREIIDNALSSDQTLNKLQIDFSDSSIELLIRMSSGDARVALSALELAVSMGGKSDGNEVKITNEILQQAFQSRSLYYDKNADYHYDVISAFIKSVRGSDPDAALHWLARMIDAGEKPEFIARRMIILASEDIGNADPQAIVVATSGFTAVTYIGMPEAKLVLAQVATYLASAPKSNASYLAIQRALEDVKTHKQLAVPLHLRNAPTPLMKTAGYGEDYKYPHNFENNFTNQEYLPKELADRIYYHPSNNGYEKQVNEYLIHLWQKRRNKNAGEK, encoded by the coding sequence ATGCAAGATTTGTTTGAAAAACAAGATCCTCAAGATTCGTCTAAAAAGCCAACCGGGCCGTTGGCAGATCGTGTCCGTCCGCAAAATTTAAATCAGATTGTCGGACAAAAGCACATTTTAGGTGAAGATAAAATTCTCTACAAAGCAATAAAGAGTGATCAATTGTTTTCTATGATTTTTTGGGGGCCGCCAGGTGTCGGGAAAACCACCCTGGCAAGAGTAATCGCAAACGAAACCCAAAGCTCGTTTTATTCCTTAAGCGCAGTTGCTGCTGGGGTAAAAGAGGTTCGCAAAGTATTGGAGCAGGCCAGAATCAACTTAAACCGATTGCAAAAGAGATCCATTCTTTTTATAGATGAAATCCATCGTTTCAACAAAGCGCAGCAAGATGTTTTATTGCATGAAGTTGAAGACGGTACGATCATTTTAATTGGGGCGACGACTGAAAATCCATCATTCGAAGTGAATTCACCGCTTTTATCTCGTTGCCGGGTTTTCCAAATATTTCAACTGGAAGCAGATGAAATCCGGGAGATTATTGACAATGCCTTATCATCAGATCAAACATTGAACAAGCTTCAAATTGATTTTTCGGATAGCAGCATCGAACTATTGATCCGGATGTCATCCGGAGATGCAAGAGTCGCACTAAGCGCTCTTGAATTGGCTGTTTCCATGGGTGGAAAAAGTGATGGAAATGAAGTTAAAATAACGAATGAAATACTGCAGCAAGCTTTTCAAAGCCGGTCATTATATTACGATAAAAATGCAGATTATCATTATGATGTCATTTCTGCATTTATTAAAAGTGTCCGTGGCTCTGATCCCGACGCCGCGCTCCATTGGTTGGCGCGAATGATTGATGCCGGGGAGAAACCAGAATTTATCGCACGGCGAATGATCATTCTAGCATCTGAAGATATTGGTAACGCTGATCCCCAGGCGATCGTGGTTGCTACTTCGGGATTTACAGCCGTCACTTACATAGGAATGCCTGAGGCTAAATTGGTGCTTGCCCAGGTGGCAACTTATCTGGCATCGGCACCGAAGAGTAATGCTTCTTATTTAGCCATTCAGAGAGCACTGGAAGATGTAAAAACCCATAAGCAATTGGCAGTTCCGTTACATTTACGGAATGCACCGACACCCCTGATGAAAACAGCCGGTTATGGAGAAGATTATAAATATCCTCACAATTTTGAAAATAATTTTACTAACCAGGAATATCTACCGAAGGAACTTGCAGATAGAATTTATTATCACCCCTCCAACAATGGTTATGAAAAGCAGGTAAACGAATATTTAATACATCTTTGGCAAAAACGAAGAAACAAGAATGCGGGAGAAAAGTAG
- a CDS encoding MtnX-like HAD-IB family phosphatase, whose amino-acid sequence MFKVFCDFDGTISLNDVGNEFFTKFTNGKAKSFVDLWKEGKIDSKEMYLHSVAQLNISRHQLYEFINSQRIDPFFFDFVKQCEAGSDQVSIVSDGMDFYIQPLLLRNELNYLTVYSNKLFWSNGKLKAEFPYYEWSCGKCANCKGYHLRRFKEPGDELILIGDGLSDVCAIKEADIIFAKNDLAKHCLKNEIEFIEFRNFSDIIDQFNKKSKS is encoded by the coding sequence ATGTTTAAAGTATTCTGCGATTTTGATGGCACGATTAGCCTCAATGATGTAGGAAACGAGTTCTTTACCAAATTCACAAACGGGAAAGCCAAAAGTTTTGTCGATTTATGGAAAGAAGGCAAGATAGATTCTAAGGAGATGTACCTCCATTCGGTTGCGCAGTTAAATATTTCCCGGCATCAATTGTATGAATTCATAAACAGTCAAAGAATCGATCCGTTTTTTTTCGATTTTGTCAAACAATGTGAAGCCGGTTCAGATCAGGTAAGCATTGTTAGTGATGGGATGGATTTTTATATACAACCATTATTATTACGAAACGAATTAAACTACTTAACCGTATACTCCAATAAATTATTTTGGAGTAATGGTAAATTAAAAGCGGAGTTTCCTTATTATGAATGGTCATGTGGTAAATGTGCTAATTGCAAGGGATACCATCTTCGCCGGTTTAAGGAACCGGGTGATGAATTGATACTGATAGGAGATGGATTATCAGATGTTTGTGCAATAAAGGAAGCCGATATAATTTTTGCCAAAAATGACCTTGCTAAACATTGTTTAAAAAACGAAATTGAGTTTATTGAATTCCGAAATTTTTCTGATATCATTGATCAATTTAATAAAAAAAGTAAATCTTAA